The following are from one region of the Halodesulfurarchaeum sp. HSR-GB genome:
- a CDS encoding SLC13 family permease, with amino-acid sequence MALPALTTDVLVVFGLVGVAILFFVTDFMRPDVTALSVIVALVVLEPWTGVGAEQAFMGFANTATVTVAAMYMLSEGVHRTGVVRRLGALISRMAQDSPSRMTQTTLLLAGGLAGVVNNTPVVAVLIPMVTDLADTYRISPSKLLLPLSYAAMLGGTLTLIGSSTILLASTISARLIDHPFSMFEFTHLGLLGLGVGIVYLSTIGQRLLPARVAPSIDLIDLFDLRRYVSRLYVRERSPIVGQTIVKAAESLPVNSDHQILEVVRDGDRHAAPGPDFVLEARDVMIVRADQEALRAAAPALDLWQLPWMSVADRDRTVPAGIGTLVEVSVPTGSDLVGQAVGAIGPRERYKATILAVQRGGEIFHEQFDDLVLERGDTLVFRTASGNVDVLRDTTNLTLTAVAGSGKFEGTAAGKVRANRAPVAVAIIVGVVLVAALGLLSIAIAALGGVVAMIVTGVLEPDEAYEAISWNVIFLLAGMIPLGMALENSGGAAWIAQLVAEMAGMMPPVAVLLLFYVLAALLTNVILPNATVVLLIPIAIDVALAIGVNAFSFVLAVTFAASTSFLTPLGYQTNLMVFGPGGYEFSDFFRVGAPLQAILAVVTTLGILLFWGL; translated from the coding sequence ATGGCATTGCCGGCACTCACGACGGACGTACTCGTCGTTTTCGGTCTTGTGGGTGTCGCCATCCTGTTTTTCGTTACTGATTTCATGCGACCCGACGTGACTGCGCTCTCGGTCATCGTCGCCCTGGTCGTTCTCGAACCGTGGACTGGGGTCGGGGCGGAGCAGGCTTTCATGGGCTTTGCCAACACGGCGACGGTGACGGTCGCGGCGATGTACATGCTCAGTGAGGGGGTCCACCGGACGGGGGTTGTCCGTCGGCTTGGGGCCCTCATCTCCCGAATGGCCCAGGATAGTCCGTCCCGAATGACCCAGACGACTCTTCTGCTCGCTGGTGGGCTGGCGGGGGTGGTCAACAATACGCCAGTAGTGGCCGTGCTCATCCCGATGGTCACCGACCTCGCCGACACGTATCGAATCTCGCCGTCGAAACTGCTGTTGCCCCTCTCCTATGCGGCGATGTTAGGTGGAACGCTCACGCTGATCGGGTCCTCGACGATCCTGCTTGCGAGTACTATCTCCGCACGCCTCATCGATCATCCGTTCTCCATGTTCGAGTTCACCCACCTGGGATTGCTCGGTCTGGGTGTCGGAATCGTCTACCTTTCGACGATTGGGCAGCGACTGCTTCCGGCCCGAGTGGCCCCCTCGATCGATCTGATCGACCTTTTCGACCTTCGGCGGTACGTCTCGCGGCTCTATGTCCGCGAGCGATCCCCGATCGTCGGACAGACGATTGTGAAAGCCGCAGAATCCCTGCCGGTAAACTCTGATCACCAGATTCTGGAGGTGGTTCGGGACGGGGATCGCCACGCAGCACCAGGCCCGGATTTCGTCCTGGAAGCTCGTGACGTGATGATCGTCCGGGCCGACCAAGAAGCTCTCCGGGCGGCAGCACCGGCCCTCGATCTATGGCAACTCCCCTGGATGTCCGTAGCGGACCGAGACAGAACCGTGCCGGCCGGAATTGGGACGCTCGTCGAGGTCAGCGTGCCCACTGGGTCGGATCTCGTGGGCCAGGCCGTGGGTGCGATCGGGCCCCGGGAGCGCTACAAGGCGACGATCCTTGCAGTGCAGCGGGGCGGTGAGATCTTCCACGAGCAGTTCGACGATCTGGTTCTCGAACGCGGGGACACGCTCGTTTTCCGGACGGCGAGCGGGAACGTGGATGTGCTGCGGGACACGACTAATCTGACCCTGACGGCCGTTGCCGGATCGGGAAAATTCGAGGGAACGGCTGCCGGCAAGGTTCGGGCCAACCGGGCGCCAGTCGCCGTGGCCATCATCGTTGGTGTGGTTCTCGTGGCCGCTCTCGGGTTACTCTCTATTGCAATCGCTGCTCTTGGTGGTGTCGTGGCGATGATCGTTACCGGTGTTCTCGAACCGGACGAAGCCTACGAGGCCATCTCCTGGAACGTCATCTTCCTGCTGGCCGGGATGATTCCGCTTGGAATGGCGCTGGAAAACTCGGGTGGTGCTGCCTGGATCGCACAACTCGTCGCGGAGATGGCAGGCATGATGCCGCCGGTCGCCGTGTTACTTCTCTTCTATGTGCTGGCAGCCCTGCTCACGAACGTCATTCTCCCGAACGCGACGGTCGTGCTTCTCATACCCATTGCGATCGACGTCGCGCTGGCTATCGGCGTGAATGCCTTCTCCTTCGTTCTCGCGGTCACGTTCGCGGCGAGTACGTCGTTTTTGACGCCGCTTGGCTACCAGACCAATCTCATGGTGTTTGGCCCGGGTGGGTACGAGTTTTCGGACTTCTTCCGGGTCG
- a CDS encoding PRC-barrel domain-containing protein has translation MDAEPQEITNLVGREVYSKNGVFVGEVEDLRLDLDAEVVNGLAVSALNPTLFESEETGSKGVIVPYRWVRSVGDIVLISDVIERLKNDEDEENLLA, from the coding sequence ATGGACGCAGAACCGCAGGAAATTACGAACCTCGTCGGCAGAGAGGTATACTCGAAAAACGGCGTGTTCGTGGGCGAAGTAGAAGATCTCAGACTCGATCTGGACGCTGAAGTGGTCAACGGGCTCGCGGTCTCGGCGCTGAACCCAACCCTGTTCGAGAGCGAGGAGACCGGTTCCAAGGGCGTCATCGTTCCCTACCGCTGGGTCCGGTCAGTCGGCGACATCGTGCTGATCAGCGACGTGATCGAACGGCTCAAAAACGACGAGGACGAGGAGAACCTGCTCGCCTGA
- a CDS encoding DHH family phosphoesterase, whose amino-acid sequence MSTRGTISSMSSYAILGCGSVGHSVAEELVERGKEVLILDKDQSRVEALRDQDLQARQADIGDPEIKSEVAGFDVVLILASDVEANKSAVSLIREDDADQFIVARASDPVTSDELSELGADVVINPSTVIADAALRALESGELEFKARNLADVLTGAKRKVAILTHDNPDPDSIASAAALESIATHLGVEADILYFGDIGHQENRAFVNLLDIELTHHDSVDIEDYDTFAMVDQAKAGAVSIEEPVDIYIDHYEAAGELDAEFADVRPNVSATSTILTKYLQEFDMTVSETVATALLYGIRSETLDFRRDTTPADLTAAAYLYPFANHDTLEQVESPNMSPETLDVLAEAIANREVQGSHLISNAGFINSRDALAQAAQQLLNLEGVTTTAVFGIIDDTIYLSARSKDIRLNIGSVLQDAFADIGEAAGHSTQASAEVPLGIFNGLETTEQNRETLLTLTGEAVTRTLFDAMGVEQENNGNGS is encoded by the coding sequence ATGAGTACACGTGGAACGATCTCTTCGATGTCTTCGTATGCGATCCTGGGCTGTGGGAGTGTCGGGCACTCCGTGGCCGAAGAACTCGTCGAGCGGGGCAAAGAGGTCTTGATCCTCGACAAGGACCAATCCCGGGTCGAGGCCCTCCGCGACCAAGACCTGCAGGCCCGGCAGGCCGATATCGGCGACCCGGAGATCAAAAGCGAGGTCGCTGGCTTTGATGTCGTATTGATCCTCGCCTCCGACGTCGAGGCGAACAAGTCAGCCGTCTCGCTGATCCGCGAAGACGACGCGGATCAGTTCATCGTCGCCCGCGCGAGTGATCCCGTCACCAGCGACGAACTCTCGGAACTGGGGGCGGACGTGGTCATCAACCCCTCGACAGTCATCGCCGACGCCGCGCTCCGCGCGCTGGAGTCCGGCGAACTCGAATTCAAGGCCCGGAACCTCGCTGACGTACTGACCGGCGCAAAGCGGAAGGTCGCAATTTTGACCCACGACAACCCCGATCCGGATTCGATCGCCAGCGCGGCGGCACTCGAATCTATCGCGACCCATCTGGGCGTCGAGGCCGACATCCTCTACTTCGGTGACATCGGCCACCAGGAGAACCGGGCCTTCGTCAACCTGCTCGACATCGAGTTGACCCACCATGATAGTGTCGACATCGAGGATTACGACACCTTCGCGATGGTCGACCAGGCCAAAGCCGGGGCGGTCTCGATCGAGGAACCCGTCGACATTTACATCGACCACTACGAGGCCGCCGGCGAACTCGATGCCGAGTTCGCCGACGTCCGCCCGAACGTCAGCGCCACCTCGACGATCTTGACGAAGTACCTCCAGGAGTTCGACATGACCGTCAGCGAGACGGTTGCGACGGCACTTCTCTACGGTATCCGTTCCGAAACACTGGATTTCCGTCGCGATACGACCCCCGCCGACCTCACCGCGGCAGCCTACCTCTACCCCTTCGCCAACCACGACACCCTCGAACAGGTCGAGTCGCCGAACATGAGCCCGGAGACTCTGGATGTTCTCGCCGAGGCGATCGCCAATCGGGAGGTTCAGGGGAGCCACCTGATTTCCAACGCGGGGTTCATCAACTCACGGGACGCCCTCGCGCAAGCGGCCCAACAACTCCTCAACCTCGAAGGAGTCACCACGACGGCCGTCTTCGGAATCATCGACGACACGATCTACCTCTCCGCGCGATCCAAGGACATCCGCCTCAACATCGGTTCCGTGCTCCAGGACGCCTTTGCAGACATCGGGGAAGCAGCCGGCCACTCTACGCAGGCGAGTGCCGAAGTGCCCCTGGGCATTTTCAACGGCCTGGAGACCACCGAGCAAAACCGCGAGACGCTGCTCACGCTGACGGGAGAAGCCGTCACTCGAACGCTGTTCGACGCGATGGGGGTCGAACAGGAGAACAACGGGAACGGAAGCTGA
- a CDS encoding acetate--CoA ligase family protein yields MPDANGLFDPDRVAVVGATDREGSIGRAIMENLEEFTGTVVPVNPSRESVLGYPVAQEIADITEPIDLAVVVVPPDIAVEATRELGEHGVKNVVVITAGFGEAGSEGATREQELKSIAATYDMNLVGPNSLGVMSTPSRMNATFGPSNARPGKLSFMSQSGAFITAVVDWANDQGIGFKDVVSLGNKAVLDESDFVDIWDDDPKTEVILGYLEGIGDGRGFIDVAREVTKETPIVLVKSGRTEAGAQAASSHTGTIAGSERAYEAGLDQAGVLRAENVQELFDYAQILAGQPVPEGNGVAVISNAGGPGVMTTDAIGDSNLEMASFDQETLEGLREALPEGANIYNPVDVIGDADNDRFEAAIDLVLADRNVDAAIVVATPIAVLDYGQLATDIGALQEKHEIPVATALMGGERIDAPARTLRESGIPNYFDPARAVTSLDALLTYRDITRIEYEQPQTFDVDRERVQEILETAAQRSNRLGVEAMGILDAYGIPTPEGKIVETPEAAQEAAESIAGDVVMKIVSPDILHKSDIGGVKVGVSEDGVRDAFEDLITRAKNYQPDAQILGVQVQEMVDLETGTETILGMNRDPQFGPLLLFGLGGIFVEVLEDTTVRVAPVSEREATAMLGEIDSAPLLRGARGREPVDEPALIESIQRLSQLVTDFPAILELDINPLVASPEGVQAVDSRLTVDPDKL; encoded by the coding sequence ATGCCAGACGCCAACGGGTTGTTCGACCCGGACCGGGTCGCCGTGGTCGGCGCGACCGACCGCGAGGGCTCGATCGGCCGTGCGATCATGGAGAACCTCGAGGAGTTCACGGGAACTGTCGTCCCGGTCAACCCCTCGCGGGAGTCCGTCCTCGGGTACCCCGTCGCCCAGGAGATCGCCGACATAACGGAACCGATCGACCTCGCAGTGGTCGTCGTCCCGCCAGACATCGCCGTCGAGGCGACGCGGGAACTCGGCGAGCACGGGGTCAAAAACGTCGTCGTGATCACGGCCGGGTTCGGTGAAGCGGGCAGCGAAGGTGCAACGCGGGAACAGGAACTCAAATCGATCGCGGCGACCTACGACATGAACCTCGTGGGGCCGAACAGCCTCGGGGTGATGAGCACGCCGAGTCGAATGAACGCCACGTTCGGCCCATCGAACGCGCGCCCGGGAAAACTCTCCTTTATGAGCCAGTCGGGGGCGTTCATCACTGCCGTCGTCGACTGGGCAAATGACCAGGGAATCGGGTTCAAGGATGTCGTCTCGCTTGGCAACAAAGCCGTCCTCGACGAGTCCGATTTCGTCGACATCTGGGACGACGATCCCAAGACCGAGGTCATCCTCGGCTATCTGGAAGGGATCGGCGACGGCCGGGGTTTCATCGACGTGGCCCGCGAGGTGACCAAAGAGACCCCGATCGTACTGGTGAAGTCCGGTCGCACGGAAGCCGGCGCGCAGGCAGCGTCCTCACACACGGGGACAATCGCCGGTAGTGAACGGGCCTACGAAGCAGGTCTCGATCAGGCCGGGGTCCTCCGCGCGGAAAACGTTCAGGAACTCTTCGATTACGCCCAGATCCTGGCCGGCCAACCGGTTCCCGAGGGGAACGGTGTCGCCGTGATTTCCAATGCTGGTGGGCCCGGGGTCATGACGACCGACGCCATCGGCGATTCGAACCTCGAGATGGCAAGTTTCGACCAGGAAACCCTGGAAGGGCTTCGCGAGGCCCTCCCGGAGGGGGCGAACATCTACAACCCGGTCGACGTGATCGGCGATGCGGACAACGACCGATTCGAGGCCGCCATCGACCTGGTGCTCGCCGATCGGAACGTCGATGCGGCGATCGTCGTCGCTACCCCGATCGCGGTACTGGATTACGGCCAACTCGCGACGGATATCGGTGCCCTACAGGAAAAACACGAAATTCCGGTCGCAACCGCGCTCATGGGCGGGGAACGGATCGACGCCCCCGCTCGAACGCTCCGGGAGTCCGGGATTCCAAACTACTTCGATCCCGCCCGGGCGGTCACCAGCCTCGACGCCTTGCTGACCTACCGTGACATCACCCGGATCGAATACGAACAGCCCCAGACCTTCGACGTGGACCGGGAACGAGTCCAGGAGATCCTCGAGACCGCCGCCCAGCGCTCGAACCGACTCGGCGTCGAAGCGATGGGGATCCTGGATGCCTACGGAATTCCCACCCCCGAGGGGAAGATCGTCGAGACACCCGAGGCCGCCCAGGAAGCCGCCGAATCGATTGCCGGAGACGTCGTCATGAAGATCGTCAGCCCGGACATTTTACACAAGTCCGACATCGGGGGTGTGAAAGTCGGCGTCAGCGAGGATGGGGTGCGCGACGCCTTCGAGGACCTGATCACGCGCGCGAAGAACTACCAGCCCGACGCGCAGATCCTGGGGGTTCAGGTCCAGGAGATGGTCGACCTGGAGACCGGAACCGAGACGATTCTCGGCATGAACCGGGACCCGCAGTTCGGCCCCCTCCTCCTCTTCGGTCTCGGCGGGATCTTCGTCGAGGTGCTGGAGGACACGACCGTGCGGGTCGCGCCAGTGAGCGAGCGGGAGGCCACCGCGATGCTCGGCGAGATCGATTCAGCGCCCCTCCTCCGCGGGGCGCGAGGTCGCGAGCCGGTGGACGAGCCCGCACTCATCGAGAGTATCCAGCGACTCTCCCAGCTCGTGACCGACTTCCCGGCGATCCTGGAACTGGACATCAACCCGCTCGTCGCCAGCCCCGAGGGCGTACAGGCCGTGGACAGCCGACTCACCGTGGATCCTGACAAACTATGA
- a CDS encoding phosphotransacetylase family protein, translating into MKTLLLASTEDSTGKTAVALALGQLAQAEDRSVGYMKPKGTRLQSNVGKTLDTDPMLAREVLGIDAEMHEMEPIVYSTTFIEGAIRGQENLADLHERIDSAFETLAAEKDLMVIEGADVYTTGGIVDLADDDVAARLDADVLLLERFESAGDIDHLLAAADRMGDRVAGVVFNAVPDSMYDLVESDVVPFLEGRDIPVLGVIPQNRELAGVTLTDLTDELGGSVLTGAEEDVFIERVLVGAMGGEAALSHFRRTKDAAVVTGGDRADIQRAALEAPGVNALILTGGFEPPGAVLGTASERNVPVLSVQSDTLATVERAERLIRGGRVRDARTVEAMAQLLHDHVDVTTLLD; encoded by the coding sequence ATGAAAACGCTACTGCTCGCATCGACCGAGGACAGCACCGGAAAGACCGCCGTCGCCCTGGCCCTGGGCCAACTGGCCCAGGCCGAGGACCGCTCGGTCGGCTACATGAAGCCGAAAGGGACCCGCCTCCAGTCGAACGTCGGGAAGACTCTCGATACGGACCCGATGCTCGCCCGCGAGGTGCTCGGGATCGACGCCGAGATGCACGAGATGGAGCCGATCGTCTACTCCACGACGTTCATCGAGGGGGCCATCCGCGGCCAGGAGAACCTGGCGGACTTACACGAACGGATCGATTCGGCCTTCGAAACCCTGGCGGCGGAGAAAGATCTCATGGTGATCGAGGGCGCGGACGTGTACACCACCGGCGGCATCGTCGACCTCGCGGACGACGACGTCGCTGCACGGCTCGACGCGGACGTGCTCCTGCTCGAACGCTTCGAGTCAGCAGGAGACATCGACCACCTCCTCGCGGCGGCCGACCGGATGGGCGACCGGGTCGCCGGCGTGGTCTTCAACGCCGTGCCCGACTCCATGTACGACCTCGTCGAGTCCGACGTGGTCCCGTTCCTGGAAGGACGGGACATTCCCGTCCTCGGCGTCATCCCCCAGAACCGGGAACTGGCCGGGGTCACACTCACCGACCTCACCGACGAACTCGGTGGGTCGGTGCTGACCGGGGCAGAAGAGGACGTGTTCATCGAGCGGGTCCTGGTCGGGGCGATGGGCGGGGAGGCCGCACTCTCACACTTCCGGCGCACGAAGGACGCGGCGGTCGTCACAGGAGGCGACCGCGCGGACATCCAGCGGGCGGCCCTGGAGGCCCCCGGTGTCAATGCCTTGATCCTGACTGGCGGATTCGAGCCACCGGGAGCAGTCCTCGGGACCGCGAGCGAGCGCAACGTCCCGGTTCTCTCCGTCCAGTCCGACACGCTCGCGACGGTCGAGCGCGCCGAGCGCCTGATCCGTGGCGGCCGGGTCCGAGACGCCCGAACCGTGGAGGCGATGGCCCAGTTGCTTCACGACCACGTCGATGTCACGACGCTGCTCGACTGA
- a CDS encoding MarR family transcriptional regulator translates to METVQPGPHEFSANFLYNEHGLQPYFAADHLVKEGDGSQAAQFTLNGEQWVVKLYYQDSGILHPDRRAQAEPKNVDWRIDEVREFRLAVRRHPDEDDVGEQKANFHLAPRWQRMKAETKSGDIKEISVPPQFGIGINVGVKGSNIDFHRYKELLRVAAASVGFNSSYFDEPHPYSNTQDAEKYLRVADDQSGPIHARDGPIARMGHLLENDRSGYRKVVQNDRSQQGNNVPGYYHTVTLGPERVREAFPDHELPVEVKHYYTRNPESFSDSHPLSNPKLGASYQVNRWDEKIGVTDEELTQLERELDRIVLSVAADAGLDIAPQEGDGPFVEDAYWEIETSEAGANPIDLDLTRIRQESESVVVRQLADGLSPVQWETLETAVSDGGVVSPADVAEEHDRHINSVYRALAEIDDLLDRAYNQIALKNEHVAELVLDAVQRAKQTNERAFDAVASAKEAADRGLEAGQSAFVAWAAKHGIDVQNRDEARLVLRMEGLSNEEQRRKIRQGFELWTEANNDPIEYLNAKIDLGPRMASTARYYIEA, encoded by the coding sequence ATGGAGACAGTGCAGCCAGGTCCCCACGAATTTAGTGCGAACTTCCTTTACAACGAGCATGGTTTGCAGCCGTATTTTGCGGCTGACCATCTCGTTAAGGAAGGCGACGGGAGCCAGGCTGCACAGTTTACCCTAAACGGCGAGCAGTGGGTTGTTAAGCTGTATTACCAAGACTCGGGAATACTGCATCCCGATCGTCGAGCCCAAGCCGAGCCCAAAAACGTCGACTGGCGGATTGATGAGGTTCGGGAGTTTCGTCTTGCCGTTCGTCGACATCCCGACGAGGACGACGTTGGTGAGCAGAAGGCCAACTTTCACCTTGCTCCTCGCTGGCAGAGAATGAAAGCCGAGACCAAATCTGGCGACATCAAGGAGATCTCGGTTCCGCCTCAGTTTGGGATTGGAATTAACGTGGGAGTCAAAGGCTCGAACATCGATTTCCACCGCTACAAGGAGCTTTTACGAGTCGCCGCTGCGTCGGTCGGCTTCAACTCGTCGTATTTCGATGAGCCTCATCCGTATTCAAACACCCAGGACGCGGAGAAGTACCTCAGGGTCGCCGACGATCAGTCCGGCCCCATACACGCCCGTGATGGGCCAATTGCCCGGATGGGCCACCTACTGGAAAACGATCGCTCTGGCTACCGAAAGGTCGTTCAAAACGATCGATCGCAGCAGGGTAACAACGTCCCAGGGTACTATCACACTGTCACCCTCGGCCCCGAGCGCGTTCGCGAAGCGTTTCCTGACCACGAGTTGCCCGTCGAGGTCAAGCATTACTACACAAGAAACCCGGAGAGCTTTTCGGACTCTCACCCACTGAGTAACCCGAAGCTGGGCGCATCGTATCAGGTGAATCGGTGGGATGAAAAGATCGGTGTGACCGACGAGGAACTCACCCAGCTCGAGCGCGAACTCGATCGGATTGTGTTGTCAGTTGCTGCCGATGCCGGGCTCGACATCGCACCCCAAGAAGGAGACGGGCCTTTCGTCGAAGACGCCTACTGGGAGATCGAAACATCCGAGGCCGGTGCCAATCCGATCGATCTCGACCTTACCCGTATTCGCCAGGAAAGCGAGAGCGTCGTCGTGCGTCAGCTGGCTGATGGCTTGTCTCCGGTGCAGTGGGAGACTTTAGAGACAGCCGTTTCAGACGGTGGCGTTGTTTCCCCTGCAGACGTCGCCGAGGAACACGATCGGCACATCAACAGTGTCTATCGGGCGCTGGCCGAGATCGACGACCTCCTCGATCGAGCGTACAATCAGATCGCGCTCAAGAACGAGCACGTTGCCGAGCTGGTTCTCGATGCTGTTCAGCGGGCGAAGCAGACGAACGAACGAGCGTTCGACGCAGTTGCATCCGCGAAGGAAGCTGCCGATCGCGGCCTCGAGGCCGGTCAGAGTGCATTCGTTGCCTGGGCGGCGAAACACGGCATCGACGTTCAGAACCGCGACGAAGCCCGACTCGTGTTGCGGATGGAAGGTTTGTCGAATGAGGAGCAGCGTCGGAAGATCCGCCAGGGCTTCGAACTCTGGACTGAGGCGAACAACGACCCCATTGAATACCTGAACGCGAAGATCGACCTCGGTCCGCGAATGGCATCGACGGCTCGCTACTACATTGAAGCCTGA